In one Sneathia sanguinegens genomic region, the following are encoded:
- a CDS encoding 3'-5' exonuclease gives MNKKLIFFDVETNGLRGSSVLSMSAMKVSINLETLEMLKVGEFNRFYYRNKGEEINEGAIRVNGLTDEEIGIRRSMSSEVYPKTFLEDLPSFVEFCQGCDHYIAHNIRFDRDFLPFKLKYQFDTMLENIDIVKIMGLNGYKWPKLIECANYYKVPLEEEKLHNSMYDVETMAKVFFRMRKHSIAKSRIKRFIVDNISTRL, from the coding sequence ATGAATAAAAAATTAATATTTTTTGATGTTGAAACAAATGGGTTAAGAGGATCTTCTGTTTTATCAATGTCGGCAATGAAGGTAAGTATAAATTTAGAAACATTGGAAATGTTAAAGGTCGGAGAATTTAATAGATTTTATTATAGAAATAAAGGCGAAGAAATAAATGAAGGAGCTATAAGAGTTAATGGTTTAACTGATGAAGAAATAGGCATAAGAAGAAGCATGAGTTCTGAAGTATATCCTAAAACTTTTTTAGAAGATCTTCCATCTTTTGTTGAATTTTGTCAAGGTTGTGACCACTATATAGCTCATAATATTCGCTTTGATAGAGATTTTTTACCTTTTAAATTGAAATATCAATTTGACACTATGCTTGAAAATATAGATATAGTAAAAATTATGGGGCTTAATGGTTATAAATGGCCAAAATTAATAGAATGTGCAAATTATTATAAAGTTCCTCTAGAAGAAGAAAAATTACATAATAGTATGTATGATGTAGAAACTATGGCAAAGGTATTTTTTAGAATGAGAAAACATTCTATTGCAAAAAGTAGAATAAAGAGATTTATAGTAGATAATATTAGTACGAGGTTATAA